A single Chryseobacterium sp. DNA region contains:
- a CDS encoding RHS repeat-associated core domain-containing protein: MRISFGRNSANALEITDANDYYPFGMSHLKTGNAFYGKGSYQKYKYNGKELQETGMYDYGARFYMADIGRWGVVDELAEKSRRFSPYTYALDNPIMFVDPDGREAERCCSWNDVKAFGRGAWNTTKGLVIGAIQSGNPVNGAITGAVNLGKTYNAYQKGGLSGATRQVGSIISEVSGAKAIIQTGKGVLNGNPEAIGSAVAVVAAAVTTHKVTGTMKGSAAVEAEVVSSPKTITVTQESVTKALQDSNLQTAQGVVSGPMVERYVGKIQNGETAPAIKVTSDGVIVDGNHRYVAGKLTGNEPAQVPGTLSPSQQSKVQPVQNTKVDPNDWGGH, encoded by the coding sequence GTGAGAATCAGTTTCGGAAGAAACAGCGCCAATGCTCTTGAAATCACGGATGCCAATGATTATTATCCGTTTGGGATGAGCCATCTGAAAACCGGAAATGCTTTCTATGGAAAAGGAAGTTATCAGAAATATAAGTACAATGGAAAGGAGTTGCAGGAAACGGGTATGTATGATTATGGAGCGAGATTCTATATGGCAGATATTGGGAGATGGGGCGTTGTAGATGAACTAGCAGAAAAGTCAAGAAGGTTTTCTCCATATACTTATGCTTTAGACAATCCTATTATGTTTGTTGATCCAGATGGTAGGGAAGCCGAAAGATGTTGTAGTTGGAATGATGTGAAAGCTTTCGGTAGAGGAGCATGGAATACTACAAAAGGACTAGTTATAGGAGCTATCCAATCTGGTAATCCTGTTAATGGTGCGATTACAGGAGCTGTAAATTTGGGTAAGACTTACAATGCTTATCAAAAAGGAGGTTTATCTGGAGCTACTAGGCAAGTTGGTAGTATAATATCTGAGGTATCTGGAGCGAAAGCAATTATACAAACAGGAAAAGGAGTATTGAATGGTAATCCTGAAGCTATCGGATCCGCAGTGGCTGTAGTTGCAGCAGCGGTTACTACTCATAAAGTAACAGGTACTATGAAAGGTTCTGCAGCTGTTGAAGCTGAAGTAGTTTCCAGTCCTAAAACGATAACGGTTACACAGGAATCAGTAACAAAAGCTCTCCAAGATTCAAACTTACAAACAGCCCAAGGTGTGGTCTCAGGCCCAATGGTTGAAAGGTATGTTGGAAAAATTCAAAATGGCGAAACAGCTCCTGCAATAAAAGTTACAAGTGATGGTGTGATAGTAGATGGAAATCATAGATATGTTGCGGGAAAATTAACGGGTAATGAGCCAGCCCAAGTCCCAGGGACATTATCTCCAAGCCAACAATCTAAAGTCCAACCTGTCCAAAACACAAAAGTTGACCCAAATGATTGGGGTGGACATTAA
- a CDS encoding helix-turn-helix transcriptional regulator: MDFGSIVSELRKQKKISQTDLASQLGIHKNVLGRYERNEVFPSIDIARKIADILEVSLDYLTGKEDVQIDKNTSSRILEVSKFEPEDRNHIFSVIDAFIAKRKIQSIL, encoded by the coding sequence ATGGATTTCGGAAGTATAGTTTCAGAACTTAGAAAACAAAAAAAGATTTCCCAAACAGACTTAGCAAGCCAATTGGGGATTCATAAAAACGTGTTGGGAAGATACGAGAGGAACGAAGTTTTCCCCTCGATAGATATTGCTCGTAAAATTGCAGATATTTTAGAGGTGTCTTTGGATTACCTTACTGGTAAAGAGGATGTACAGATTGATAAAAATACAAGTAGCCGTATTTTGGAAGTCTCAAAATTTGAACCCGAAGACCGCAATCATATTTTTTCCGTCATTGATGCTTTTATAGCGAAGAGGAAAATTCAAAGCATTTTATAA
- a CDS encoding RHS repeat-associated core domain-containing protein: MAPAERAMEMEAYSVQPENTATISLKTQDLQFFPTAEGFYDYTKDQYIYSYKDHLGNARVSFGRTSAGALEIVDSNDYYPFGMNHLKTGNAYFGQGSFKNYKYNGKELQETGFYDYGSRQYMPDIVRWGTVDKLSEKYPFASNYAYVLNRPTVAVDPDGKRVYFIGGAGNDQDGWDYINRWARAFASNGINDFYRVNATRGKAGDIEFTTMYRQTGYDKMNNSMSPSAMGGFGTTSYNAYNNETKPVQDDMIDATVSMYQQQLKDNPLKEGEQFNMVGYSYGSVLQAQSALRLADSGQVIDNLVLIGSPISDNSDLMKQLEGNSNIKNVTRYDLKGDALSNPQDIYDYLIKGGLIQGGIQGDNAHHFDAARPGNQADQLMNTIVQWLQQQGVKN; encoded by the coding sequence ATGGCCCCAGCAGAAAGGGCCATGGAAATGGAAGCCTACTCTGTTCAGCCTGAAAATACCGCTACGATTTCCCTTAAAACTCAGGATTTGCAGTTTTTCCCTACCGCAGAAGGATTTTATGATTACACAAAAGATCAGTATATTTACAGTTACAAAGACCACTTGGGAAATGCAAGGGTAAGCTTTGGAAGAACCAGCGCAGGCGCTCTTGAAATTGTAGATAGCAACGATTATTATCCTTTCGGAATGAATCATCTGAAGACAGGAAATGCTTATTTTGGTCAAGGAAGTTTTAAGAATTACAAGTACAACGGTAAGGAACTGCAAGAGACTGGTTTTTATGATTATGGAAGTCGCCAATATATGCCTGACATCGTTCGTTGGGGAACAGTAGATAAGTTAAGTGAGAAATATCCTTTCGCCAGTAATTACGCATATGTTCTAAATCGTCCTACTGTTGCAGTAGACCCTGATGGAAAAAGAGTTTACTTTATCGGAGGTGCAGGAAACGACCAAGACGGATGGGATTATATCAACCGTTGGGCAAGAGCTTTTGCCTCAAATGGTATAAATGATTTTTATCGAGTAAATGCAACCAGAGGAAAGGCTGGTGATATTGAATTTACTACAATGTATCGTCAAACAGGATATGACAAGATGAATAACTCAATGTCTCCAAGTGCGATGGGAGGATTTGGAACCACTTCTTATAATGCCTATAATAACGAAACCAAGCCTGTTCAGGATGATATGATAGATGCTACTGTTAGTATGTATCAACAGCAACTAAAAGATAATCCGTTAAAAGAAGGAGAGCAATTTAATATGGTGGGCTACTCTTACGGAAGTGTCTTACAGGCACAGTCGGCATTAAGACTAGCGGACTCCGGACAAGTGATTGATAATTTAGTTTTGATAGGAAGTCCAATATCTGATAACTCCGATTTGATGAAGCAACTAGAAGGGAATAGCAATATTAAAAATGTTACCCGATATGATTTGAAAGGAGATGCTTTGAGTAATCCTCAAGATATATATGATTACCTTATAAAGGGAGGGCTTATTCAAGGAGGCATTCAGGGGGATAATGCGCATCATTTTGATGCAGCAAGACCAGGAAATCAAGCAGACCAATTAATGAATACCATTGTACAATGGTTACAACAACAAGGCGTAAAAAATTAA
- a CDS encoding helix-turn-helix transcriptional regulator: MAFSDRLAFARKQKKIKQSDLGKTIGTSRDIIRKYERGENVPSTDVATKIANALGVTLDYLVKDGEYEQIDNDTLKKLKAIQELDSDTKAHIFATIDAFIKAAKLKNIAAL; encoded by the coding sequence ATGGCTTTTTCAGACAGATTAGCTTTTGCTCGTAAGCAGAAAAAAATAAAACAAAGTGATCTCGGAAAGACCATTGGAACTTCCCGTGACATTATCAGGAAGTACGAACGTGGGGAAAATGTTCCGTCGACCGACGTGGCGACTAAAATTGCCAATGCTTTAGGTGTTACTCTGGATTATCTCGTAAAAGACGGAGAATATGAACAAATTGATAATGATACGTTAAAAAAATTAAAAGCAATACAGGAGTTGGATAGTGATACTAAAGCTCATATTTTCGCAACCATTGATGCTTTTATTAAAGCTGCTAAACTTAAGAATATTGCAGCGTTATGA
- a CDS encoding DUF6443 domain-containing protein has protein sequence MKKIITPLSALFVVGFSSAQTTPSPAENYIYSKTYLSDPTLANPKTSETVQYFDGLGRPKQVVNVKSSPLGRDVVSHIEYDDFGRQVKEFLPVPQQGTQNGAIYTSPLTNASQSSLYGSEKIYAEKLLENSPLNRIQQQIQVGNAWQNKPVKFDYDVNITGEVIKYTTTTTWENGATKSTIDYGGTYDGGQLYKNTITDEDGNKTIEFKNGRGQLLLVRKVLSATENADTYYVYNEYDQLALVIPPLLSKKVHWQWEDQQALAYEYRYDGRNRLVEKKLPGKGWEYMVYDQADRLIMTQDANMREKSKWLITKYDPFGRVAYTGIIAGGSRSSMQSQAGHLIIVENRSSTGFTKNGMPVQYSNGYFFDIETVLSVNYYDTYPQYSFNPSFPTTIQGGPTLTDTPSSAGRSTKGLPVMSLVKNIEDDSWSKTYTYYDDKARAIGTHSINHLGGYTRTESLLDFSGTPQKTVTEHKRLTTESGVKVTERFGYDSQNRLIQHWHQVDDKPEQLLTENSYNELSQLKNKTVGNNLQSIDYAYNIRGWLTGINKDQMSAANLNGKLFSYRIKYTQKEGIDNPDPLQFPGKNVKALYNGNIAEVDWRAVETIGANPPMTPKRYGYAYDALNRLTAGYYQNPNNPYSKEHTESMTYDLNGNITNLYRTSVMESGGTIATKIDDLAYTYTGNQAAKVNDSSNNPSGYEGGGNTIEYDLNGNMWKMPDKGISKIKYNYLNLPYRIEYGDLGLQGSHNYLYRADGVKLQKTIPMSECGIVNCYTVTDISDYLDGFQYFHSVTSGNGGSGGLEGLALLSQQTKYAYEQQAYTIDGGAANLVAAIKTPDLRFFPTAEGFYDYVKDQYIYQYKDHLGNVRISFGRNSANALEITDANDYYPFGMSHLKTGNAFYGKGSYQNYKYNGKELQESGMYDYGARMYMPDLGRWGVVDPLAEKMTRHSPYNYAFNNPLRFIDPDGRQGTDWVRDNGTQNLRWEASAKDQGTSPAGTTYVGETFKDGDLNYAANGKVYDDSAAGGGKETFAETNIEAIAIKAPESSLSKAWNSGVARNIISDTYSMGLSSNVTAFLGVGTTPINFTLLTRGKDPGLYFTPTVNAAIGTGIEGNAGITFGSGTYTGDSRQIQSSFMQGHSGGASVGLGLGVDASAGVSYAPVDIKNPIKGGGFINVSGQVGVGIQGSPVTGINAQLNYQYTPIVKPIFQFK, from the coding sequence TTTACACCTCTCCATTAACCAATGCTTCCCAGTCCTCCCTTTACGGATCAGAAAAGATCTATGCAGAGAAATTACTGGAAAACTCACCGTTAAACAGGATCCAGCAGCAGATCCAGGTAGGAAATGCCTGGCAGAATAAGCCTGTGAAATTTGACTATGATGTGAACATTACAGGAGAAGTTATTAAATATACCACAACGACCACCTGGGAAAATGGTGCCACTAAGTCTACCATTGATTACGGAGGGACTTATGATGGCGGACAACTATATAAGAACACAATAACCGATGAAGACGGCAACAAAACCATAGAATTCAAAAACGGCAGAGGACAGCTTTTGTTAGTGAGAAAAGTCCTGAGTGCTACAGAAAATGCAGATACGTACTACGTATACAATGAATATGACCAGTTGGCCTTGGTGATTCCCCCCTTATTATCAAAAAAGGTACACTGGCAATGGGAAGATCAGCAGGCTTTAGCTTATGAATACCGTTATGACGGCAGAAACCGTTTGGTCGAGAAAAAACTGCCTGGAAAAGGCTGGGAATATATGGTGTATGATCAGGCGGACAGGCTTATCATGACCCAGGATGCCAATATGCGGGAGAAAAGCAAATGGCTGATTACCAAATATGACCCATTCGGGAGAGTGGCTTATACAGGGATCATTGCCGGAGGAAGCAGAAGCAGCATGCAGTCCCAGGCAGGGCATCTCATAATAGTGGAGAACAGGAGCAGTACAGGATTTACCAAAAACGGAATGCCGGTTCAGTACAGTAATGGATATTTTTTTGATATTGAAACGGTTTTAAGTGTCAACTATTATGATACTTACCCGCAATATAGTTTCAATCCCTCTTTCCCAACCACCATTCAGGGCGGGCCTACCTTAACCGATACCCCTTCATCAGCAGGAAGAAGCACCAAAGGCCTTCCCGTGATGAGTTTGGTAAAGAATATCGAAGATGACAGCTGGAGCAAGACCTACACCTATTACGATGACAAAGCAAGAGCCATTGGTACCCATTCCATCAACCATCTGGGAGGCTATACCCGTACAGAATCCCTGCTGGATTTTTCAGGAACCCCTCAAAAGACGGTGACCGAACACAAAAGGCTGACAACTGAATCCGGAGTAAAAGTAACAGAACGCTTTGGCTACGACTCCCAGAACAGATTAATACAACATTGGCATCAGGTAGATGATAAACCAGAACAGCTACTCACAGAAAACAGCTACAATGAACTTTCCCAGCTTAAAAATAAAACAGTAGGGAATAACCTGCAGAGCATTGATTATGCCTACAATATCCGTGGCTGGCTGACCGGTATCAATAAAGACCAGATGTCAGCGGCCAATTTAAACGGAAAACTCTTCTCTTATAGAATTAAGTACACCCAGAAAGAAGGAATTGATAACCCGGACCCGTTACAGTTTCCCGGAAAGAATGTAAAAGCACTCTACAACGGAAACATAGCAGAAGTAGACTGGAGAGCTGTAGAAACCATTGGAGCCAATCCGCCAATGACCCCTAAAAGATATGGGTATGCCTATGATGCTTTAAACAGGCTGACAGCAGGATATTACCAAAACCCCAACAACCCATACAGCAAGGAGCATACAGAATCCATGACTTATGACCTGAACGGGAATATTACCAATCTCTACAGAACCTCTGTAATGGAAAGCGGAGGTACTATTGCAACCAAAATTGATGACTTAGCCTATACTTATACCGGCAATCAGGCAGCCAAGGTTAATGATAGTTCAAATAATCCTTCAGGCTATGAAGGAGGTGGAAACACCATTGAATATGACCTTAATGGAAATATGTGGAAAATGCCGGATAAAGGGATCAGTAAAATCAAATACAATTACTTGAACCTACCTTACAGGATAGAATATGGAGACTTAGGATTACAGGGTTCCCATAATTATCTCTACAGGGCAGACGGAGTTAAACTTCAGAAAACCATTCCAATGTCAGAATGTGGCATTGTAAATTGCTATACCGTCACCGATATCTCAGACTACCTGGACGGCTTCCAGTATTTCCATTCGGTAACCTCCGGTAATGGAGGCAGTGGAGGACTTGAAGGACTGGCATTGCTTTCTCAGCAAACCAAATATGCCTACGAACAGCAGGCTTATACCATTGATGGAGGAGCGGCCAATTTAGTTGCTGCCATTAAAACTCCGGATCTTAGATTTTTCCCTACTGCGGAAGGATTTTATGATTATGTAAAAGATCAGTATATTTACCAATATAAAGATCATCTGGGTAATGTGAGAATCAGTTTCGGAAGAAACAGCGCCAATGCTCTTGAAATCACGGATGCCAATGATTATTATCCGTTTGGGATGAGCCATCTGAAAACCGGAAATGCTTTCTATGGAAAAGGAAGTTATCAGAATTATAAGTACAATGGAAAGGAGCTTCAGGAAAGCGGAATGTATGATTATGGAGCAAGGATGTACATGCCGGATCTGGGAAGATGGGGGGTTGTGGATCCGCTTGCAGAGAAAATGACTAGACATAGTCCTTACAATTATGCATTTAACAATCCACTAAGATTTATTGATCCGGATGGAAGACAAGGGACGGATTGGGTGAGGGATAACGGAACTCAAAATCTCCGTTGGGAAGCATCTGCAAAAGATCAGGGTACTTCACCTGCTGGAACTACCTATGTTGGGGAAACATTCAAAGATGGTGATCTAAATTATGCTGCAAATGGTAAAGTTTATGATGATTCTGCAGCTGGCGGAGGAAAAGAAACTTTTGCAGAAACAAATATAGAAGCTATTGCTATAAAAGCTCCAGAGAGTTCATTATCAAAAGCTTGGAATAGTGGTGTTGCACGAAATATAATATCAGATACTTACTCTATGGGCTTATCATCTAATGTTACTGCATTTTTAGGAGTGGGTACAACACCTATCAATTTTACATTATTAACCAGAGGAAAAGATCCTGGATTATACTTTACTCCAACAGTAAATGCTGCAATAGGAACAGGTATAGAGGGAAATGCTGGTATTACTTTTGGATCAGGAACATATACGGGAGATTCAAGACAAATTCAAAGTTCATTCATGCAAGGGCACTCAGGAGGAGCTTCTGTAGGATTAGGGCTTGGTGTAGATGCTTCAGCTGGAGTTTCTTACGCTCCTGTTGATATTAAAAACCCAATAAAAGGAGGTGGATTTATTAATGTTTCTGGACAGGTTGGAGTAGGTATACAAGGAAGTCCGGTTACTGGAATAAATGCCCAATTGAATTATCAATATACACCTATTGTAAAACCTATTTTCCAATTTAAATAG